Proteins encoded within one genomic window of Vairimorpha necatrix chromosome 3, complete sequence:
- a CDS encoding vacuolar import and degradation protein 27 (VID27), translated as MVFKLIKNMFKKKDEISGDLKINQKLVLENCNLNLVDSILSFSESYKFEIKNIKDLKLDTKSNEDSKDSNSLSFTYDHKKIKFTSNSDLKDLFLKIHPLTSENTVLFSTINFIYKFYDTTQNNFKDTQPDLLLRIIEDNKTKYLKIESDDEILHFEEINNDTQYYLDKNNLIFVWSVMKDDLWFTFNLQFDDKLIYLEFVSKYLMSTYKIEENEEYFEKMEIENYKSKEKEEIFYDLKSSSEEETLNIDKVKDDNNKFNDNKFNEHLVVGNERAFVTRGSSVGIFENTNDGLEFRENLSEIMENPAKKIISHDNCKSLIYLDKNNTKILHKIDLERGDVVETWNVNKNINDYFEASKLVDNQTLVGLSDYSVFRIDPRTKEKVTESKDYKMKNEFMCGMSTSKGHVAVASKNGDLRLYDKLDKRAKSLLPGFGDEVKHVDVTTNGQNIICTCKNYLLLYVVDGNYKNQVGKDKPVPKKLTLRPEHLAYINEEINFTPAKFSTDSNEDSIITSTGKYVVRWNLKEVISGQVYSYQLSKCSDLVVADNFEFGVNDNIIVTMPDDVRSLKGSKLRRPNKRTFE; from the coding sequence ATGGTTTTTAAactcataaaaaatatgttcaAGAAAAAAGACGAAATATCTGGAgacttaaaaataaatcaaaaattagTCCTAGAAAATTGTAACTTAAATCTAGTGGattcaattttatcattttcaGAATCTTACAAATtcgaaataaaaaacatcaaaGACTTAAAGCTCGACACTAAAAGCAACGAAGATTCAAAAGATTCCAATTCTTTGTCTTTCACTTATGATCATAAAAAGATCAAATTTACTTCTAATTCAGATCTCAAAGATTTATTCCTTAAAATTCATCCTCTTACTTCAGAAAATACTGTATTATTTTCTACcataaatttcatttacAAATTCTACGACACAACtcaaaataatttcaaagATACTCAACcagatttattattaagaatTATTGAAGATAACAaaactaaatatttaaaaatagaatcaGATGACGAAATATTACATTTTGAGgaaattaataatgacacacaatattatttagataaaaataatttaatatttgtttggTCAGTTATGAAAGATGACTTGTGGTTTActtttaatttacaatttgatgataaattaatttatcttGAATTTGTtagtaaatatttgatgagtacttataaaatagaagaaaatgaagaatATTTTGAGAAAATGgaaatagaaaattataaatctaaagaaaaagaagaaatattttatgatttaaaaagttCAAGTGAAGAAGAAACATTAAATATTGATAAAGTTAAAGatgataataataaatttaatgataataaatttaatgaaCATTTAGTGGTTGGAAATGAAAGAGCTTTCGTCACTCGTGGTTCATCTGTTggaatatttgaaaatacaAATGATGGTTTAGAATttagagaaaatttatcagAAATTATGGAAAATCCTgctaagaaaataataagtcatgataattgtaaatctctaatttatttagataaaaataatactaaaattttacacaAAATAGATTTAGAAAGAGGAGATGTTGTAGAAACTTGgaatgtaaataaaaatataaatgattATTTTGAAGCCTCAAAATTAGTAGACAATCAGACACTTGTCGGATTATCAGATTATTCAGTTTTCAGAATTGACCCTAGAACTAAAGAGAAAGTTACAGAATctaaagattataaaatgaaaaatgaGTTCATGTGTGGCATGTCCACGTCTAAAGGTCATGTGGCAGTAGCTAGTAAAAATGGAGATTTAAGGTTATACGATAAATTGGACAAAAGGGCGAAGTCCCTTTTGCCCGGATTTGGTGATGAGGTGAAGCACGTTGACGTGACCACGAATGGACAGAATATTATATGTACTTGTAAGAATTATCTTTTGTTGTATGTAGTAGATGggaattataaaaatcaagtTGGTAAAGACAAGCCTGTCCCTAAGAAATTGACACTTAGGCCTGAACATTTGGCTTATATAAATGAAgagataaattttacacCTGCTAAGTTTAGTACAGATTCTAATGAGGATAGTATTATTACTAGTACAGGGAAATATGTAGTAAGATGGAATCTTAAGGAAGTTATTAGTGGACAAGTTTATTCTTACCAGTTGAGTAAATGTAGTGATTTAGTTGTGGCAGATAATTTTGAGTTTGGGGTTAATGACAATATAATAGTGACCATGCCTGATGATGTAAGGAGTCTTAAGGGGAGTAAATTAAGGAGGCCCAATAAGCGAAcatttgaataa
- a CDS encoding WD40 repeat domain-containing protein, whose protein sequence is MKAPVFPIFTLKTYENFVIVAGGGGEEKDGKNNGIIILNDTTSKDIAFYGTEDMILDLFISKGYISLELDNNDKTKDNSFSKVDNSFSKVDKVFPVHFAARGTNFIYLCKFDKKSINLLFKIEKPADRLIFKRHLIFIENKKIYTIFDALKNTKISSKKNIKLKNTLRDETQEEYVYALKKSANKILIEREEGLTDVPDTWENFFIVDNRIHKVCIEDSKSCFVFNGKKYFYDLEIGDISCLKDETLVFYLKGENSQLIFIKENEVSYKIPRITCMNVDQEDFVTIGTAQGKGFLFKNMQLFCTRKLCDLPLTGISYEKGYFYYSSFSGLVNRKKAFSLFKMMIFISFIIILLIGILIKLMKLIKIN, encoded by the coding sequence ATGAAAGCTCCTGTTTTCCCAATCTTCACTTTAAAAACTTATGAAAATTTCGTAATAGTCGCCGGAGGAGGCGGAGAAGAAAAAGATGGTAAAAATAATggaattataattttaaatgataCTACAAGTAAAGACATTGCTTTTTATGGGACAGAAGACATGatattagatttatttatttctaaaggATACATATCTTTAGAATTAGACAATAATGACAAAACTAAAGATAATTCTTTTTCTAAAGTTGATAATTCTTTTTCTAAAGTTGATAAAGTTTTCCCTGTTCATTTCGCCGCTAGAGGCacaaatttcatttatttgtgtaaatttgataaaaaatctataaatttattatttaaaatagaaaaaccAGCAGATCgccttatttttaaaagacaCTTGATTTTCATAgaaaacaagaaaatttaCACAATTTTCGATGCTTTAAAAAACACGAAAATTTcctcaaaaaaaaacataaaacttaaaaatactCTTAGAGACGAGACACAAGAAGAATATGTTTACGCTTTAAAGAAATCTGCtaataaaatcttaataGAAAGAGAAGAAGGATTGACAGATGTCCCAGATACATGggaaaatttctttattgtcGATAATAGAATCCACAAAGTTTGTATTGAAGATTCAAAATCTTGTTTCGTTTTTAACggtaagaaatatttttatgatttggAAATTGGGGACATTTCTTGTTTAAAAGACGAGACACTCgtcttttatttaaaaggAGAAAATTCTCagttgatttttataaaagaaaatgaggtttcttataaaattccGAGAATTACTTGTATGAATGTTGACCAAGAAGATTTCGTGACTATTGGGACAGCACAAGGAAAAGgctttttgtttaaaaatatgcaGTTGTTTTGTACTAGAAAGTTGTGTGATTTGCCACTTACAGGGATTTCTTATGAAAAAGggtatttttattatagttCTTTTAGTGGACTAGTAAATCGTAAGAAGGCTTTTagtctttttaaaatgatgatttttataagtttcataattattttattaattggaatattaattaaactaatgaaacttataaaaattaattaa
- a CDS encoding protein transport protein YIF1: MNLDFSKEALKSGSSYVSRKFSLNFLHSYFNIDNTFVYKKILMIFFPFTFNWEDDSLTRPDLYIPIMSFFTYILVKGMYYGLLNNFLPEKIGLIFTRLIFLEIVICFIVKGFSYFMNIKIRSLDMLCFSGYKYFTILFLQLVPKIIIIRFIIKGYFYTSFFFFLSRSLKSRLFNEFSNEKIKKIYFIFGFVFMQICFVFIFS; the protein is encoded by the coding sequence ATGAATTTGGATTTTAGTAAAGAAGCCCTAAAAAGCGGCAGTTCTTACGTCTCAAGAAAATTCAGCCTGAATTTTCTTCATTCTTATTTCAACATAGACAACACCTTCGTATACAAGAAAATCTTAATGATCTTCTTTCCTTTTACATTTAACTGGGAAGATGATTCATTAACAAGACCAGATCTTTATATTCCTATAATGAGCTTCTTTACTTACATTTTAGTAAAAGGAATGTATTACGGTCttcttaataatttcttacCAGAGAAAATTGGACTTATTTTTACTCGTCTAATATTCCTGGAAATTgtaatatgttttattgtaaaaggcttttcttattttatgaatataaaaataagaagtttAGATATGCTGTGCTTTTCAGGGTACAAATATTTcacaatattatttttacaactTGTGcctaaaattataattataagatttattataaaagggtatttttatacaagtttcttcttttttcttagtAGGAGTTTGAAGAGTAGATTGTTTAATGAGTTTAGTAATgagaagataaaaaagatatattttatatttggaTTTGTATTTATGCAGATAtgttttgtatttatattttcatag
- a CDS encoding putative endonuclease LCL3, with translation MKLEITTILYSKSRRISSINDLPRDCTGLKLSGIATYISDGDGFHFFHVPLFRSSKPSSSSKLKIRLAGIDAPETRYFNIPAQPLSQESKLFLSSLILNKTVYLEILGVDRYSRILAIVFLDSININIEMIKKGYACVYKGRDGVYGKYKDKMIINEKESIKRKKGIWGLKDMILPMDYKKQTKYSIN, from the exons atgaaattagAGATCACTACCA TTCTTTACTCCAAATCCAGGCGCATTTCTTCTATAAATGATTTACCCCGTGACTGCACTGGCCTTAAATTATCAGGTATAGCCACTTATATATCAGACGGAGACGGCTTCCATTTCTTCCATGTCCCTCTGTTCAGATCTAGTAAACCTTCTTCATCTTCAAAGTTGAAGATCCGTCTAGCCGGGATTGACGCCCCAGAGACGAggtattttaatattccCGCTCAGCCTCTGTCTCAAGAGAGTAAGCTTTTTCTATCAAGTTTGATTTTGAATAAGACAGTGTATTTAGAGATACTTGGTGTAGACAGGTATAGTAGAATATTGGCTATAGTGTTTTTAGATagtattaatattaatatagaGATGATTAAAAAAGGATATGCTTGTGTTTATAAAGGGAGAGATGGGGTGTATGGGAAGTATAAAGATAAGATGATTATAAATGAGAAGGAATCAATAAAGAGGAAGAAAGGTATATGGGGATTAAAAGACATGATATTACCGATGGATTATAAAAAGCAAACTAAATATagtataaattaa
- a CDS encoding methionine synthase reductase (MTRR), with translation MESNKDDYSSNKDDYSLSKDDCVSNKDDYTSNKVHISNKVYISNKVHHIYNKVHYTFNENFTIPQIRNLNTLVIKEIPPLNTYNLSLSDNLSYINTNIKNIKKLDCTWKDTYKLEINHRLDFIPGDSIGLLCSNNLNLVNKILEICNLPKDKSVFISQKSRNGFNFEGSLFDFFSHVFDFTSLPKKAWLVDISKTSQKKTELLYLASKEGSKDYLGMIRNWNNVLDIINEFKCKPSLEELIMNCQVIKPRYYSLTNLVEDNCEVIINTVRNGERFGHVSNFISTIYTRKEELNNTSKTDKTDNISKTNKTNGTNKTDNISKMNKTDNIINISKTNNINTDNMKLKILHRKSSLFRLQNSKNLLCIATGTGVAPFISFMKNKSDQFIKLIYGFRNPEDDLLKNENFYNSEIIKILSSQKKYVTDFILENIKDLQNFIKEDCLVYVCGRPEMQRQIYEIFKENMPVIIEEKKIYFDSWL, from the coding sequence ATGGAATCTAACAAAGATGACTACTCATCCAATAAAGATGATTATTCATTAAGTAAAGATGATTGTGTATCCAATAAAGATGACTACACATCCAATAAAGTTCATATATCCAATAAAGTATACATATCCAATAAAGTTCACCacatatataataaagttCACTACAcatttaatgaaaatttcACTATTCCACAAATTAGAAATCTAAACACTCTcgttattaaagaaatccCTCCTCTTAATACTTATAACTTGTCTCTTTCTGACAATTTATCTTACATTAAtactaatattaaaaatatcaagaaACTTGATTGTACTTGGAAAGATACCTACAAACTAGAAATAAACCACAGACTTGATTTCATACCAGGAGACAGTATTGGTCTACTCTGTAGTAACAATTTAAATCtagtaaataaaatattagaaatttgtaatttacCAAAAGACAAGtctgtttttatatctCAGAAATCTAGAAATGGCTTCAATTTTGAAGGATCTCTTTTTGATTTCTTCAGTCATGTCTTTGATTTCACTTCTCTGCCTAAAAAGGCCTGGTTAGTCGACATATCAAAAACAAGTCAAAAAAAGACAGAACTTCTTTATCTGGCGAGTAAAGAAGGAAGTAAAGATTATTTAGGGATGATAAGGAATTGGAATAATGTGCttgatattataaatgagTTTAAGTGTAAACCCAGTTTAGAAGAATTAATAATGAATTGTCAGGTTATTAAGCCTAGATATTATTCATTGACAAATCTAGTAGAAGATAATTGTGAAGTGATAATTAATACAGTGAGAAATGGGGAGAGATTTGGACATGTATCAAATTTCATAAGCACAATTTACACCAGAAAAgaagaattaaataatacaaGTAAGACAGATAAGACAGATAATATAAGTAAGACGAATAAGACGAATGGGACGAATAAGACAGATAATATAAGTAAGATGAATAAGACagataatattataaatattagtaagacaaataatataaatacagaTAATATGaagttaaaaattcttcatAGAAAAAGTTCCCTTTTTAGATTacaaaattctaaaaatcttCTCTGTATAGCGACAGGCACAGGTGTCGCCCCGTTTATAAGTTTCATGAAAAACAAATCTGAccaatttataaaattgatcTACGGGTTTAGAAATCCAGAAGacgatttattaaaaaatgaaaatttttataattcagaaattataaaaattttatcaagccagaaaaaatatgtcactgattttattttagaaaatattaaagatttacagaattttataaaagaagacTGTCTAGTTTATGTCTGTGGGAGACCAGAAATGCAGAGacaaatttatgaaatatttaaagaaaatatgcCTGTCATTAtagaagaaaagaaaatatattttgatagttggttataa